A region from the Lentimonas sp. CC4 genome encodes:
- the fmt gene encoding methionyl-tRNA formyltransferase encodes MSELPNIVFFGSDAICLPVLNYLKHDAAGACVLRAVVSQPDRRQGRGKKLQPNPVAAWATENGVELLQPEKPTRELADWMQAEQTAVSLVMAYGHFLQKSLREAAPQGMWNFHGSLLPKYRGASPVETALASGDAETGVGLMQVVKEMDAGAVADFETVCIGDQDTGPELRVKVGEAVVPLLRRNLSAMLAGELQVTEQDLSQVTYCRKMTKEDGAVDFSLSASEIYDRLRAFTPWPGGYFDHGESRIKVGAASVELDGLASAGPGTVLSTEPAVRVATGEGVICFHELQRPGARMLPVAEFLRGYPMAQGDQLIGRTAEALVRSEPMQS; translated from the coding sequence ATGAGTGAGTTGCCCAATATTGTTTTCTTTGGATCCGATGCGATCTGTTTGCCAGTGCTCAACTACTTGAAGCATGACGCTGCAGGTGCGTGTGTGCTGCGCGCGGTCGTCTCGCAGCCAGATCGTCGGCAGGGGCGTGGTAAAAAGCTGCAGCCCAATCCTGTGGCAGCCTGGGCGACGGAAAATGGCGTCGAGCTACTGCAGCCGGAAAAACCGACACGCGAATTGGCCGATTGGATGCAGGCAGAGCAGACGGCGGTCTCGCTGGTCATGGCGTATGGGCATTTCTTGCAGAAATCGCTCCGCGAGGCAGCGCCTCAAGGGATGTGGAATTTTCACGGCTCACTGCTGCCGAAATACCGAGGGGCGTCGCCAGTCGAGACTGCGCTGGCCAGCGGCGATGCCGAGACCGGCGTCGGGTTGATGCAAGTCGTCAAAGAGATGGATGCCGGAGCGGTTGCGGACTTTGAAACAGTTTGCATTGGCGATCAGGATACTGGGCCAGAGCTACGAGTTAAAGTTGGCGAGGCCGTGGTGCCGCTGCTGCGCCGCAATCTCTCGGCGATGCTTGCTGGCGAGTTGCAGGTGACTGAGCAGGATTTGAGTCAGGTCACGTATTGTCGTAAAATGACAAAGGAAGACGGCGCGGTCGATTTTTCGCTGTCAGCATCTGAGATTTATGACCGCTTGCGGGCGTTTACCCCGTGGCCCGGTGGGTATTTCGATCATGGCGAGTCGCGCATCAAGGTCGGCGCTGCCAGTGTCGAGCTCGATGGATTAGCGTCTGCTGGGCCTGGCACTGTGCTCAGCACTGAGCCGGCCGTTCGCGTGGCGACCGGCGAGGGCGTGATCTGCTTTCATGAGCTGCAACGCCCCGGGGCGCGGATGTTGCCAGTCGCAGAGTTTCTTCGTGGTTATCCGATGGCGCAAGGCGACCAACTGATTGGTCGCACCGCGGAAGCATTGGTGCGAAGCGAGCCGATGCAAAGCTGA
- a CDS encoding 3'-5' exonuclease yields the protein MIDFEGSRQSGIVEYGVVTLLGAKIVAAHTRLCAPIGTISDRDRQQHGISEEVASAEALFDAEWSFFAELRETGPLCAHNAAVEDGLLRTVWPYPRNSPNFAEEGQSTATWGPWLDTLYLYRGIYPQLESHKLGDLIELFDLQADLDAQAKLYCPEKRQRYHCALYDTLASALLLRRLYEEPELQAMSLRWLFLQSSSTDAARDSMGQQDLFN from the coding sequence GTGATTGATTTCGAAGGCAGCCGCCAAAGCGGTATTGTTGAGTATGGCGTGGTGACTCTACTCGGAGCAAAGATCGTGGCGGCTCACACACGCTTGTGTGCGCCGATCGGCACGATTAGTGACCGTGATCGCCAGCAACATGGGATCTCTGAGGAGGTTGCCAGCGCGGAAGCACTGTTCGATGCCGAATGGTCGTTCTTTGCGGAACTCCGAGAAACGGGGCCACTCTGCGCCCATAACGCTGCGGTGGAAGATGGGTTACTGCGCACGGTTTGGCCATATCCTCGTAATTCGCCGAACTTCGCCGAAGAGGGGCAAAGCACCGCGACTTGGGGGCCGTGGCTCGATACCTTGTATTTGTATCGCGGAATCTACCCGCAGCTGGAGAGTCATAAGCTCGGCGATTTGATTGAGCTGTTCGATTTGCAGGCTGATTTGGATGCGCAGGCAAAACTGTATTGCCCCGAGAAACGACAACGCTACCACTGCGCACTTTACGATACGCTGGCCTCTGCCTTACTGCTGCGCCGACTCTACGAAGAGCCGGAGCTACAAGCGATGAGCCTGCGTTGGTTGTTTTTACAAAGTTCCTCGACGGACGCGGCGCGCGACTCGATGGGACAACAAGACCTGTTTAATTAA
- a CDS encoding inositol monophosphatase family protein has product MSELTRAQKDEFIEFIAYLCEEASKEILPHYGPDVEIERKSDKTPVTLADQNAEKRIREILAERYPEHGIIGEEYGSERDDADFVWVLDPVDGTKSFISGVPLFATLIALLYKGRPVIGAINQPVLKQLVIGDCETTTLNGKPVSGREACPLAEATLCTTDPIRTTLWQNNADWTALPPKTALYRSWGDAGGYILLCSGFTDIMCDPMMEIWDCAAIIPCLQGAGFKVTGWKGGDAFDERCIIAAKAPLHDEVMATLYPDGQ; this is encoded by the coding sequence ATGTCAGAACTTACACGCGCTCAAAAAGACGAATTCATTGAATTTATTGCCTATCTTTGCGAAGAGGCCTCCAAAGAAATCCTCCCTCACTACGGGCCGGATGTTGAAATCGAGCGCAAGTCCGACAAGACACCGGTCACATTGGCAGACCAAAATGCCGAGAAGCGTATCCGCGAAATCCTCGCTGAGCGCTATCCGGAGCACGGTATCATTGGAGAAGAATACGGCAGCGAGCGTGACGACGCGGACTTCGTTTGGGTGCTCGATCCAGTCGATGGCACCAAATCGTTCATCTCAGGGGTGCCGCTTTTCGCGACGTTGATCGCCCTGCTCTATAAGGGGCGCCCAGTCATCGGCGCAATCAACCAGCCAGTGCTCAAGCAACTCGTGATCGGCGACTGCGAGACCACGACACTCAACGGCAAGCCTGTCTCTGGACGCGAGGCCTGCCCACTTGCAGAAGCAACCCTTTGCACCACAGATCCAATCCGCACCACGCTTTGGCAGAACAACGCCGACTGGACAGCACTACCTCCGAAGACAGCACTCTACCGCTCATGGGGCGACGCAGGTGGCTACATCCTACTCTGCTCTGGATTCACCGACATCATGTGTGATCCGATGATGGAGATTTGGGACTGCGCTGCGATTATCCCTTGCCTACAAGGCGCGGGCTTCAAAGTGACTGGCTGGAAAGGTGGCGACGCCTTCGACGAGCGCTGCATCATCGCAGCAAAAGCGCCACTACATGACGAAGTCATGGCGACATTGTATCCGGACGGACAGTAA
- a CDS encoding SulP family inorganic anion transporter: MLNLIKVPSIFQHAKQAASAAKDYNVLDFFPIRKSLGEYKQNFKDCLLGDTRAGVNVALLAFPQGMAYALIAGLPIQYGIYGSAIAAMVAPIFAKTHFITLGPTNATSVMLLSAFASLGIVGQEMLGLVPLLILMVGLFIVIGAYFKVANFVQYISRSVITGYISAAALLIIANQVPKALGLELPRKGATFYDSLTLIASNIETIHWATVGISLATAALYILFNRYYKKLPNVAICLITLSVAAEWIVGRSAGVSFLSGINASDWSFQAPNFSLSNIQLLASPALAIALLCILEGISIGKSLAAKTGSRLDANQAMFSIGMANIGCAFFSGMPASGSLTRSSLSESSGGRTVSASFISGVIVCIGAFVLGPYTRFIPQSALAVLVIAIGISLLNKHAIRIVTRSTKSDAMVFGTTFVSGLLMPLDMAIYIGVGISIILFLKKVARPEMVEYAFNDEGHLAAVETPEQRGTPEVSIVHVEGELFFGAADLFRDQMRRICEDPNLKIVVLKMRNAHNMDATAVMALEELILYMEEKGRYLILSEVKADMIKVLKNSGLYKIIEERNIFTDEPSNPTLSTAKALKRAKEHMGDTVANVSIYVDPVKDKQKKGERT, from the coding sequence GTGTTAAACCTCATAAAAGTGCCTTCGATTTTTCAACACGCAAAACAAGCTGCAAGTGCAGCAAAGGATTATAACGTTCTAGACTTCTTCCCGATCCGTAAATCGCTCGGTGAATATAAGCAGAATTTCAAAGATTGCTTGCTCGGCGACACCCGAGCAGGCGTCAACGTCGCGCTGTTGGCCTTCCCGCAAGGGATGGCCTACGCGCTGATAGCTGGCTTACCGATCCAATACGGCATCTACGGCTCGGCCATCGCGGCGATGGTCGCGCCGATATTTGCAAAGACTCACTTCATTACCCTAGGGCCGACCAACGCGACCTCGGTCATGTTGCTCAGCGCCTTTGCCAGCCTAGGCATTGTCGGGCAAGAAATGCTCGGTCTCGTGCCATTGCTGATCCTCATGGTCGGCTTGTTCATCGTAATTGGTGCCTATTTCAAAGTCGCCAACTTTGTCCAATACATTTCCCGCTCAGTCATCACCGGCTACATCTCAGCAGCCGCACTCCTGATTATTGCGAATCAGGTGCCCAAGGCCTTAGGCTTGGAACTCCCGCGAAAAGGAGCGACATTCTACGACTCCCTCACACTCATCGCCTCAAATATCGAGACGATACATTGGGCGACCGTAGGCATCAGTCTCGCCACTGCGGCACTCTACATTCTCTTCAACCGCTACTACAAAAAGCTACCAAACGTCGCAATCTGCCTGATTACACTCTCAGTTGCTGCCGAATGGATTGTTGGTCGCAGCGCGGGGGTATCTTTCCTATCAGGGATCAACGCATCAGACTGGTCCTTTCAAGCGCCAAATTTCTCACTCAGTAACATCCAGCTACTCGCCAGCCCCGCACTTGCGATCGCCTTGCTGTGCATCTTAGAAGGTATTTCTATTGGCAAATCACTCGCGGCCAAAACAGGCTCACGCCTCGATGCCAATCAAGCGATGTTCTCAATTGGCATGGCAAACATCGGTTGCGCGTTCTTTTCGGGCATGCCTGCCTCTGGCTCATTGACCCGCTCTTCCCTGAGCGAAAGCAGCGGAGGACGCACCGTATCGGCCAGCTTTATCAGCGGCGTGATTGTCTGTATTGGTGCCTTCGTGCTAGGGCCCTACACACGCTTCATCCCCCAAAGTGCCCTCGCCGTGCTTGTCATCGCAATTGGTATCTCGCTACTCAACAAGCACGCCATCCGCATCGTCACCCGCTCCACAAAATCAGACGCCATGGTCTTCGGCACCACCTTTGTCAGTGGCCTACTCATGCCACTCGATATGGCGATCTATATTGGCGTCGGCATTTCCATTATTCTCTTCCTCAAGAAAGTCGCTCGCCCAGAGATGGTCGAATATGCATTTAATGACGAAGGCCACCTCGCCGCAGTTGAAACCCCGGAGCAACGTGGCACGCCCGAAGTGTCGATCGTGCACGTCGAAGGCGAACTCTTCTTCGGCGCAGCCGATCTATTTCGCGATCAAATGCGCCGTATCTGCGAAGACCCGAACCTAAAAATCGTCGTCCTTAAAATGCGTAATGCGCATAACATGGATGCCACCGCAGTCATGGCACTCGAGGAACTGATCCTCTACATGGAGGAAAAAGGCCGCTATCTGATCCTCAGCGAAGTGAAAGCGGACATGATCAAAGTCCTCAAAAATTCGGGGCTCTACAAAATCATTGAAGAGCGCAATATCTTCACCGACGAACCGAGCAACCCCACACTTTCGACTGCCAAAGCACTCAAACGCGCCAAAGAACACATGGGCGACACCGTGGCCAACGTCTCGATCTACGTCGATCCAGTGAAGGACAAACAGAAAAAAGGCGAACGCACCTAA
- a CDS encoding alpha/beta fold hydrolase, whose protein sequence is MTIIMVHGIWDKGTVYRRMAQYLSEQGHNCYYPDLEPANGRHGLADLAEKLQTYINQKIGTDTPFALIGFSMGTVISRYYLQCLGGASRVSHFFSISGPLRGTLTAYLWPGKASRDMRFRSKLLQQLNNDTVTLKGITIHSYRTPFDLLIIPARSSHWELADDNHIVPEIFHHRMLISPRVHQHIADTLG, encoded by the coding sequence ATGACTATCATTATGGTTCATGGTATCTGGGATAAAGGCACCGTCTATCGACGGATGGCCCAGTATCTAAGCGAGCAAGGCCACAACTGCTACTACCCCGACCTCGAACCCGCCAACGGCCGGCATGGCCTCGCCGACTTAGCCGAAAAGCTGCAGACGTATATTAACCAAAAGATAGGCACCGACACTCCATTTGCCTTAATTGGATTCAGTATGGGCACCGTCATCTCACGCTACTATTTACAATGCCTCGGTGGCGCCTCACGAGTGAGCCACTTCTTTAGTATCTCCGGCCCTCTACGTGGCACATTAACTGCATATTTATGGCCAGGTAAAGCGAGCCGTGATATGCGCTTTCGGAGCAAGCTACTGCAACAGCTCAATAACGACACCGTGACTTTAAAGGGCATCACGATCCATAGCTATCGCACGCCTTTTGATTTATTAATCATCCCCGCTCGCAGTTCACACTGGGAACTGGCCGACGACAACCATATCGTCCCAGAGATATTCCATCACCGCATGCTCATCAGCCCAAGAGTGCATCAACACATCGCAGACACTTTGGGGTAG
- a CDS encoding MFS transporter translates to MAEPNLEKTAQRNVRAFTVFRMFFSARFYYPVYALLFLDYGLTLEQFGILNGIWAATIVLLEVPSGALADTLGRRKLLILAGVLMVLEMAVLLVAPIGGGPLLFSLFVVNRVLSGAAEAAASGADEALAYDSLKAAGQKDRWGRVLERVQRDTSLAFFFAMMIGAAVYDADMVNAVLQFCGSSHLVEQGQLVKVPIFLSFLSALIVLAMALRMQEQALADQVSVRATLAKSWRQSIAASRWVWLTAFPFGVFLAAMVLDSVVRQFLTLASEYWNVIDLPIASYGLIGSGMALMGAFVPRLARLLADKYSPLQNFLTVCVGVLLGLVGLSMAIPYWGILPTILLYAGIQMTGYFVSRYLNDVAPSEQRATVLSFRGLSTNFIYGAVSLMYAGLITSIRSGYEQAGESGGLAFEHTVFVESLGWFPWYFLVTVCVVFMLYRLRFGKPR, encoded by the coding sequence ATGGCTGAGCCTAATCTAGAGAAGACCGCCCAGCGCAATGTGCGTGCGTTTACAGTGTTTCGCATGTTTTTCTCGGCGCGGTTTTACTACCCCGTCTATGCATTGCTGTTTTTGGACTATGGTCTGACGCTCGAGCAGTTTGGTATTTTAAATGGGATATGGGCGGCGACGATCGTTCTGCTTGAGGTGCCTTCGGGAGCGTTGGCCGATACGCTGGGACGGCGTAAGTTGTTGATCTTAGCGGGGGTGTTGATGGTGCTTGAAATGGCGGTGCTACTGGTCGCACCGATTGGTGGTGGGCCTTTGTTGTTTAGTCTGTTTGTTGTGAATCGTGTCTTGAGTGGCGCGGCGGAGGCGGCTGCCAGTGGTGCGGATGAGGCCTTGGCGTATGACTCGCTGAAGGCTGCGGGGCAGAAGGACCGTTGGGGGCGTGTTTTGGAGCGCGTGCAGCGCGATACCTCGCTGGCATTCTTTTTTGCAATGATGATCGGTGCGGCGGTTTACGATGCCGACATGGTCAATGCGGTGCTGCAGTTTTGTGGTTCGTCACATTTGGTGGAGCAAGGGCAGTTGGTGAAGGTGCCTATCTTTTTGTCCTTTCTTTCGGCGTTAATTGTATTGGCAATGGCACTACGTATGCAGGAGCAAGCGCTTGCAGATCAGGTCAGTGTGCGTGCAACGTTGGCGAAGTCTTGGCGGCAATCGATCGCTGCGTCGCGATGGGTTTGGCTAACGGCCTTCCCCTTTGGTGTGTTCTTGGCGGCGATGGTTTTGGACAGTGTCGTGCGGCAGTTTTTGACGCTGGCCAGTGAATATTGGAATGTGATCGATCTTCCGATTGCGAGTTATGGACTGATTGGCTCAGGAATGGCGCTGATGGGAGCCTTTGTGCCGCGGCTTGCGCGATTATTAGCCGATAAGTATTCGCCCTTGCAGAACTTTTTGACGGTATGTGTGGGGGTGTTGCTCGGTTTGGTCGGGCTGTCGATGGCGATTCCTTATTGGGGGATTTTACCGACGATCCTACTGTATGCGGGCATTCAGATGACTGGGTATTTCGTGAGCCGCTATTTAAATGATGTGGCGCCTTCTGAGCAGCGCGCGACGGTATTGAGCTTTCGCGGGCTATCGACGAATTTTATCTATGGTGCAGTGTCGTTGATGTATGCTGGGCTAATTACATCGATCCGGTCTGGGTATGAGCAAGCAGGGGAGTCCGGTGGACTTGCGTTTGAGCATACAGTGTTTGTTGAATCGTTGGGATGGTTCCCGTGGTATTTTCTGGTAACTGTGTGCGTCGTTTTTATGCTCTATCGTCTGCGGTTTGGTAAGCCTCGGTAA
- a CDS encoding ribonuclease HII — translation MNKLQQHDLAQLQSVDWLIGIDEAGRGCLAGPVTAGACVLARAFFESAQAVELSTAINDSKQLSASARADQLTVIEQLRDRGLLDFEVASGSVEEIAELNILGATRLAMRRAVDGLAARAKGWELPLLAADGPLFESAGGVRIIVDGRPLKPFPYTHTGIVKGDGKSLAIAMASIAAKVTRDREMLALAKQYPEYGFAQHKGYGTAAHRAALHAHGATPIHRELFLRKVLGTGS, via the coding sequence ATGAACAAACTACAACAACATGATTTAGCGCAGCTTCAGTCCGTGGATTGGTTGATCGGGATCGATGAGGCAGGGCGTGGGTGCTTGGCTGGGCCAGTGACGGCGGGCGCCTGTGTGTTGGCGCGGGCGTTTTTTGAGTCGGCGCAAGCTGTGGAGCTGAGCACCGCGATTAATGACTCGAAGCAGTTGAGTGCGTCGGCGCGGGCTGATCAGCTTACGGTGATTGAGCAGTTGCGCGATCGGGGCTTATTGGATTTTGAAGTGGCCTCGGGCTCGGTCGAAGAGATCGCAGAGTTGAATATTTTAGGTGCCACCCGTTTAGCAATGCGGCGTGCTGTGGACGGCCTGGCTGCACGTGCGAAGGGCTGGGAGTTGCCGTTGTTGGCCGCAGATGGACCCTTGTTTGAGTCTGCTGGAGGTGTGCGCATTATCGTGGATGGGCGCCCGTTGAAGCCATTTCCCTATACGCATACGGGTATCGTGAAGGGCGATGGGAAATCGTTGGCGATTGCGATGGCGAGTATCGCGGCGAAGGTCACGCGTGATCGTGAGATGTTGGCGTTGGCTAAGCAGTATCCGGAATATGGCTTTGCGCAGCACAAGGGCTATGGCACGGCGGCGCATCGGGCGGCCTTGCATGCGCATGGAGCGACGCCGATTCATCGCGAGCTGTTTTTGCGTAAGGTGCTGGGAACTGGGTCGTGA
- a CDS encoding matrixin family metalloprotease — protein sequence MKLSKLAIAIGGIASALLITALLKNEIAQPTEGISGTEHSLQPAEIAQEHVATPKNAASPKTETTVEQPTERVEPHTHTWPTSIVEAIEIAHPDQIAAIRHIVRSVEFETYASLSEADADNLLKYAHALQSAAPQQITNLCWAPSTSPHVQAAFEGVRALAISDGESDPLIPQAIFQADVRWTSTATDGSTGNEGTPITLTWSFVPDGTMINNNNGQTLASDLIAQLNTTYGAPTTANDYTTAAWFPLFEDAFASWAAETGNRYIYEPADDGDTFPILGSSSGASGSIGIRGDVRIAGVSIDGNSNTLAFNYYPNSGDMVIDTADTSNFTNNSTTKARFLNTIAHEHGHGLGLGHVCPTNQTKLMEPSVTTNFSGVQFDDSLTSQALYGDGFERNGANKNNNTIATAHDLGALNATGTAQNVTIGNSNDIDIYRFQISSARQLNITVTPTAQAAYTEGAQNGSNCSAGTLFDPTDRQNLSIRVIDTDGTTVMGSSDTSAIGQIETLSNIQLLQTGQDYYVEVTGGGENSGDANNAQLYALDLELVDPSAVQLSNFTITQESCEPNNGVADPGETITASIDISNIGTEAASNIDVTLSGTANLSIIGSATQNIASLTAGSSTSLSYTFILSGECQATETIQFRADTSTGFVELNPELTLGTIGVVSIENFDSTTVGQVPTGYTQSSDNSAADWQTVASNIGSSPNAVATQNANFSENSAVLISPTLNEVAESTTIEFDHRYNLNNNINAGVFEISINNGPWVDWITAGGTFEQNGYDGVTYTTVTINDVPYVNPVGANRDAWTGDLGSTVTTIAKFPPLSVGQSTRVRWFMGSLYSNTGSHSGWFIDNITLRGPVCCETIIPTISVTAPSPTVEELTPSTTADFVVTADMDVSSNLTVAYTLSGDATSTSDFVALAGTATIDSGQDSVSIPVTAITDSEIEGDETLTLTLSPSVNYGIDTATASITIKDLPFDEFRSDNFGAATTNIADAADFDFDGIQNLVEYAFRLDPTNSDTLPFSLVVQGSEGATLDLTYYEDTELSDVGYIVETSTTLTPESWTIVGVTITAGSTTNGLQTKTASVDIDDQPRFIRIRIERTAP from the coding sequence ATGAAACTCTCAAAGCTCGCTATCGCCATAGGCGGCATCGCATCTGCCCTACTTATAACTGCACTGCTAAAAAACGAAATTGCTCAACCGACTGAAGGGATTAGCGGCACTGAACACTCTCTACAACCTGCGGAGATCGCTCAAGAACACGTGGCCACCCCAAAAAACGCAGCGAGTCCTAAGACAGAGACAACAGTGGAACAGCCCACAGAGCGAGTAGAGCCCCACACACATACATGGCCAACATCTATAGTCGAGGCTATCGAAATTGCTCATCCTGATCAGATTGCGGCCATCAGGCATATTGTAAGATCGGTCGAGTTCGAAACCTACGCGAGTCTCTCGGAAGCTGACGCAGACAACCTGTTGAAATACGCACACGCGCTTCAATCAGCGGCTCCGCAACAGATCACCAACCTATGCTGGGCGCCGAGCACATCACCACATGTTCAAGCTGCATTCGAAGGCGTTCGCGCACTGGCGATCAGCGATGGCGAGAGCGATCCCCTCATTCCTCAGGCCATCTTTCAAGCAGATGTTCGCTGGACATCGACTGCCACCGACGGAAGCACAGGCAACGAAGGCACTCCAATCACACTGACATGGAGCTTCGTCCCAGATGGCACCATGATCAATAACAACAACGGCCAAACCTTAGCCAGCGACCTCATCGCACAACTCAATACCACATACGGCGCTCCAACGACTGCGAATGACTACACGACCGCCGCCTGGTTCCCACTCTTCGAAGATGCCTTTGCCTCATGGGCGGCTGAGACAGGTAATAGATATATCTATGAACCAGCCGATGATGGTGACACATTCCCGATCCTAGGGTCCTCTTCAGGTGCATCAGGCAGCATCGGCATACGCGGCGACGTCCGCATCGCAGGCGTTTCGATCGATGGCAACAGCAACACACTCGCCTTCAACTATTACCCGAATTCTGGCGACATGGTCATCGATACTGCGGACACATCCAACTTTACAAACAATTCAACGACTAAAGCCCGATTCCTGAATACAATAGCCCACGAGCATGGTCATGGGCTGGGGCTCGGCCATGTTTGTCCGACAAATCAAACGAAATTAATGGAGCCATCGGTGACTACGAATTTCTCTGGCGTGCAATTTGATGACAGCCTCACCTCACAAGCACTTTATGGAGACGGTTTCGAACGCAACGGCGCGAATAAAAACAACAATACCATCGCCACCGCACACGACCTTGGAGCGCTCAACGCAACGGGCACCGCTCAGAACGTAACTATTGGAAATAGCAACGATATTGACATCTATCGCTTTCAAATTAGCTCGGCGCGCCAACTCAACATCACAGTCACCCCAACCGCTCAAGCCGCTTATACGGAGGGCGCCCAAAACGGAAGCAACTGCTCTGCAGGCACTTTGTTCGACCCAACGGATCGTCAGAATCTAAGTATTCGAGTCATTGATACCGATGGCACGACTGTCATGGGCAGCTCAGACACGTCAGCGATCGGGCAAATTGAGACACTCAGCAACATCCAGCTGTTACAAACTGGGCAAGACTACTATGTCGAAGTCACCGGCGGTGGCGAAAACAGTGGGGACGCCAATAATGCGCAGCTCTATGCGCTCGACTTGGAATTAGTCGACCCCAGCGCCGTGCAGTTGAGCAACTTTACCATCACACAAGAAAGCTGTGAGCCGAACAACGGTGTAGCCGACCCTGGCGAAACCATCACAGCATCCATCGACATCTCTAATATCGGAACTGAGGCAGCCTCAAATATCGATGTCACCCTTTCGGGAACTGCGAACCTAAGCATCATTGGAAGTGCCACTCAAAACATCGCCTCGCTCACAGCAGGCAGTTCCACAAGCCTAAGCTATACATTCATTCTCTCTGGAGAGTGCCAAGCGACTGAAACCATCCAATTCAGAGCGGACACTTCTACAGGATTCGTAGAGCTCAATCCTGAATTAACTTTAGGAACCATCGGAGTCGTCTCCATCGAAAACTTCGACAGCACTACCGTCGGTCAAGTGCCCACGGGCTATACACAATCCTCAGATAATAGCGCGGCAGACTGGCAAACAGTCGCTTCAAATATCGGCTCTTCGCCAAACGCCGTCGCAACTCAAAACGCCAATTTCTCTGAAAACTCAGCGGTCTTAATTTCTCCGACTTTGAACGAAGTAGCCGAGTCCACCACTATCGAATTCGACCACAGATACAATCTGAATAATAATATTAACGCTGGAGTGTTCGAAATCTCAATTAATAATGGCCCATGGGTCGATTGGATCACCGCCGGCGGCACATTCGAACAGAATGGCTATGATGGAGTGACCTATACAACTGTAACCATCAACGATGTTCCCTATGTGAATCCCGTCGGAGCAAACCGCGACGCATGGACCGGCGATTTAGGAAGCACCGTAACAACCATAGCGAAATTCCCACCGCTGTCCGTCGGTCAGTCAACACGCGTGCGTTGGTTCATGGGAAGCCTATATTCCAACACGGGAAGTCATTCAGGCTGGTTCATCGACAACATCACCCTTCGCGGCCCTGTATGCTGCGAGACGATCATCCCCACGATTAGCGTCACAGCACCGAGCCCAACCGTAGAAGAGCTCACGCCCTCAACGACTGCCGATTTTGTCGTGACAGCCGATATGGATGTCAGCAGCAACCTGACTGTCGCGTATACACTCTCGGGAGATGCCACCTCTACCAGTGACTTTGTCGCACTCGCAGGCACTGCAACCATCGATTCCGGTCAAGACAGCGTCTCCATCCCTGTCACAGCGATCACGGATAGTGAGATTGAAGGCGATGAAACACTGACACTAACACTGTCGCCCTCGGTCAACTACGGCATCGATACCGCAACAGCGAGCATCACAATCAAAGACCTCCCATTCGACGAGTTCCGCAGTGACAACTTTGGAGCTGCCACCACAAATATCGCCGATGCTGCAGACTTCGACTTCGATGGCATTCAGAACTTAGTCGAGTATGCGTTCCGCCTCGATCCCACCAATTCAGACACACTTCCGTTCAGCCTAGTCGTGCAAGGATCGGAAGGCGCCACGCTCGACCTGACCTACTACGAAGACACCGAGCTCAGCGACGTCGGGTATATCGTCGAAACGTCAACAACACTTACCCCAGAGTCATGGACCATCGTAGGAGTCACCATTACAGCAGGCAGCACAACAAATGGCTTACAAACAAAGACCGCGTCGGTCGACATCGATGACCAGCCGAGGTTCATACGTATTCGAATCGAACGAACGGCGCCATAG